Proteins encoded in a region of the Elusimicrobiota bacterium genome:
- a CDS encoding Ig-like domain-containing protein yields MNKILKYLLLVAGLVLACGTVVTSEPIKLHPINNRYFLYKGKPTVLITSDEHYGAVLNKDFDYITYLDELKNKGLNYTLIFTGTYIEPAVNIASDTFRWWNIDDNTLGPTNNGFLCPWARSTTQKGFAGDPNSYKFDLSKWDDAGTPANSYFPRLRDFIKQADDRGIAVVIVFFLPFNEASKGKMWERSPMNGGSGVKNGLPGVGNDIDGISNNVNSAGNIAYLTSTGDDSIWDIRDNGLHNDGLTVYMSSMVTKIVQELNEFDNVIYESIGESWMGGSIRGIEFDNYIISKFVTTETSLPKKHLICQGRNASWAPTYNINPNASVFFYSGPPLNTIAKNYFHNIPIGLDELTYLGIADAPYRCFGWKWLMAGGAEYAVLDLTFTPGPGGGSGLKVLPYYTSRYDYFTNKSISFTIGGGGPALRTQMGILKSFMDSFDFVNMHPDNSIIAGALPSGTTAWALVQDGKQYAIYIEKNIPSLNVNLQGVTGTYKVEWVNTKTGNIDKTETFPHTGGTKVLIPPSYTDDIALRILDTADVQQPPVVSISTIGVINGSNPPATLTIKVNATAYDGKSINQVDFYNNSNNWIGTDTSSPYEFVWTVNNPGDYSITAKATDSGGLSKISTPPQVVTIGGTPPPPQHAYHPEDITSTLPWSVGSGTTTIQVEDYDMVTTGSGEGIAYHDRDTTNRSGLYRPNEGVDIGTDSDTGGGGYHVGWAQPGEWLEYSINVVQDGDYKIRLRSSNAPDITGPIHIEFIKTSSADIVTPSIIVIPDTIWRSIEVTPRISLTAGNQIMRLVMLDNVATYCGDLNYIELIRVSSGTVPPPPTITVTSPNGGETWPANSNQKVEWTIQGTWPIFVGNINIDLSTNGGTTWNTLVPSVPASNGSQVITIPNTPSTNCLIRVQSNGNGSPTDSSNANFTITAPDNILPIINITSPANNSIVPTSPITISGTASDNVGLKRVEVKVGVSGIYETATGLATWNKSGFSLVSGPNIIYARATDTSDNVKVATITVTYIPSTPPIITNVRASVTTNGAIITWTTDENSDTQVGYGTTTALGTVSPLDINMTRLHSVSITGLLKNKTYYYKVYSRDSSDNLATSSQYSFKTLNNIKHRIYTYYYDDGTTTTKVGASASASLKFKVQVYNLDENSLATDYTGTVTLTTKNSKSSVLDTTDSTLIEADAGEKEVAIPFRSDINTIELTGDVTAPVVINFSDMYIAKLVGYQGGSIRGSNGLKILIPTGVLSANKFLASIKTSAAPAVRNTMKYVNTVNPICYDFGELTFNNNAPVLENQVFTRAVNITIPYTKADIGTLNEDGLRIYYWTGTDWDLVTGVQTVDKANNTVTATVRHFSTYRILGSYVSADINNVKVYPTPYNPNTAVQGKLKIINLPMNCVMKLYSVTGEMVRELKEIDFGNLGWLEWDGKNDDGDKVGRGVYIYQIEDAAGSKKTGKIGLVK; encoded by the coding sequence ATGAATAAAATTCTTAAGTATTTATTATTAGTTGCAGGATTGGTATTAGCATGCGGCACGGTAGTAACTTCAGAACCGATAAAACTTCATCCTATTAACAATCGTTACTTTCTCTATAAAGGTAAGCCAACAGTTCTGATTACCTCTGATGAACATTATGGTGCGGTATTAAATAAAGATTTTGATTATATCACATATTTGGATGAACTCAAGAACAAGGGGCTAAATTATACTCTCATATTTACCGGAACATATATTGAGCCGGCTGTTAATATAGCTTCGGACACCTTCAGGTGGTGGAATATTGACGATAATACTCTTGGTCCAACTAACAACGGCTTTCTTTGTCCTTGGGCAAGAAGCACTACTCAAAAAGGATTTGCTGGGGATCCGAACAGTTACAAGTTTGACCTATCCAAGTGGGATGATGCAGGCACACCGGCTAATTCATATTTCCCTCGCCTAAGAGATTTCATTAAGCAAGCTGATGATAGAGGTATAGCGGTAGTAATTGTTTTTTTCCTTCCTTTTAATGAGGCAAGTAAAGGTAAAATGTGGGAACGCTCTCCTATGAATGGTGGTAGCGGAGTTAAAAATGGTCTCCCTGGTGTAGGTAATGATATTGACGGTATAAGCAATAATGTTAACAGTGCGGGAAACATTGCGTATTTAACTTCTACTGGCGACGATAGTATTTGGGATATTCGCGATAATGGTTTGCATAATGACGGTTTGACGGTCTATATGTCTTCTATGGTTACTAAAATAGTTCAGGAATTGAATGAATTTGACAATGTCATTTACGAGTCGATTGGAGAGTCTTGGATGGGTGGTAGTATTAGGGGAATCGAATTTGACAATTACATCATTTCTAAATTTGTTACGACAGAGACATCTCTTCCGAAAAAACACCTTATTTGTCAAGGTAGAAATGCCAGTTGGGCACCAACTTATAACATCAACCCGAATGCGTCTGTTTTTTTCTACTCCGGGCCTCCGCTCAATACTATAGCAAAAAATTACTTTCATAATATACCTATAGGGCTTGATGAGCTTACATATTTAGGTATAGCCGATGCCCCATATCGTTGTTTTGGATGGAAATGGTTAATGGCTGGCGGTGCAGAATATGCTGTGCTTGATTTAACATTTACTCCGGGTCCGGGAGGAGGTTCAGGTTTAAAGGTTCTACCTTACTATACTTCTCGCTACGATTATTTCACCAACAAATCAATCTCATTTACTATCGGAGGCGGAGGTCCGGCATTACGTACTCAAATGGGAATTTTGAAGAGTTTTATGGATAGTTTTGATTTTGTAAACATGCACCCTGACAATTCAATTATAGCAGGAGCTCTTCCTTCCGGAACAACTGCGTGGGCGCTGGTTCAGGATGGCAAACAATATGCTATTTATATAGAAAAGAACATACCATCTCTTAATGTTAATCTACAAGGAGTCACAGGCACCTATAAAGTAGAATGGGTTAATACTAAAACAGGTAACATAGATAAAACAGAGACATTTCCACACACCGGAGGTACAAAAGTACTGATTCCACCGAGTTATACTGATGATATAGCACTGCGAATACTGGATACTGCCGATGTGCAGCAACCACCGGTTGTAAGTATTAGCACAATAGGAGTAATAAATGGCAGTAATCCACCTGCTACTTTAACAATAAAAGTAAACGCAACAGCATATGATGGTAAGAGCATAAACCAAGTAGATTTTTACAATAATAGTAACAACTGGATTGGAACAGACACCAGTTCGCCATATGAGTTTGTATGGACTGTTAACAATCCGGGGGATTACAGTATAACAGCGAAAGCAACAGATAGTGGCGGTTTGTCTAAGATATCTACACCACCACAAGTAGTAACAATAGGCGGTACTCCACCACCACCGCAGCATGCATATCATCCTGAAGATATAACTTCAACATTGCCATGGTCAGTAGGCTCCGGGACGACAACTATACAAGTAGAAGATTATGATATGGTAACAACAGGTAGTGGTGAGGGCATAGCATACCATGATAGAGATACTACTAACCGAAGTGGTTTATACCGACCAAATGAAGGAGTAGATATAGGAACAGACAGTGATACCGGCGGAGGAGGGTATCATGTAGGGTGGGCACAACCTGGCGAATGGCTTGAATACAGTATAAATGTGGTTCAAGATGGCGATTATAAAATAAGGCTACGCTCAAGCAATGCACCTGATATTACTGGACCAATCCACATAGAATTCATAAAGACTAGTTCAGCAGATATAGTAACGCCGTCAATAATAGTAATTCCAGATACAATATGGCGCTCAATAGAAGTTACACCCAGGATATCGCTAACCGCAGGTAACCAGATAATGAGGTTAGTAATGTTAGATAACGTAGCAACATACTGTGGCGATTTAAATTACATTGAATTAATAAGGGTAAGTAGTGGAACAGTGCCTCCTCCTCCGACAATAACCGTAACATCACCCAATGGAGGAGAGACATGGCCAGCAAATAGCAACCAGAAAGTAGAATGGACAATTCAAGGCACATGGCCAATTTTCGTAGGCAATATAAATATAGATTTATCCACAAATGGCGGGACTACATGGAATACGCTTGTCCCCAGTGTACCAGCATCAAATGGCAGTCAAGTGATAACAATCCCCAACACACCAAGCACAAACTGCCTAATAAGGGTTCAGTCCAATGGCAATGGCAGTCCTACAGATTCATCCAATGCCAATTTTACAATAACAGCACCTGATAATATATTACCGATAATAAATATAACCTCACCGGCAAATAACTCTATAGTACCGACCTCACCAATAACAATAAGTGGTACAGCATCCGATAATGTAGGGTTAAAGAGAGTAGAGGTAAAGGTTGGCGTATCAGGAATATACGAAACAGCGACAGGGTTAGCGACATGGAACAAAAGTGGCTTCTCATTAGTGAGTGGTCCTAATATAATATATGCAAGAGCAACCGATACATCAGATAATGTAAAGGTAGCAACAATAACGGTGACATATATACCGTCTACTCCGCCGATAATAACCAATGTCCGAGCCAGTGTAACAACAAATGGTGCCATAATAACATGGACAACTGATGAGAATTCCGACACTCAGGTAGGATATGGTACTACAACAGCACTTGGCACAGTATCTCCATTAGATATCAACATGACAAGGTTACACAGTGTTTCCATTACCGGGTTACTGAAGAACAAAACCTATTATTATAAGGTCTATAGCCGTGACTCATCAGACAATCTTGCAACATCATCTCAATATAGTTTTAAGACACTTAATAATATAAAGCACAGAATATATACCTATTACTACGATGATGGAACAACTACAACCAAAGTAGGCGCATCAGCATCAGCGAGTTTGAAGTTCAAGGTTCAGGTATATAATTTGGATGAGAACAGTTTAGCAACCGATTACACCGGGACAGTAACACTTACAACCAAGAACAGCAAGAGTAGTGTCCTTGATACTACTGATTCAACTTTAATTGAAGCAGATGCAGGAGAGAAGGAAGTCGCAATCCCGTTCCGTAGTGATATAAATACAATTGAACTGACTGGAGACGTTACAGCTCCGGTAGTGATAAATTTCAGTGATATGTATATAGCGAAATTAGTAGGCTACCAGGGTGGTTCAATACGAGGTTCCAACGGTCTAAAGATATTAATACCGACAGGAGTTCTGTCCGCAAATAAGTTTCTTGCCTCAATAAAGACTAGTGCAGCACCGGCAGTTAGGAACACAATGAAATATGTTAATACAGTTAATCCGATATGTTATGATTTTGGCGAGTTAACATTTAATAATAATGCTCCTGTATTGGAAAACCAGGTATTCACAAGGGCAGTGAACATAACGATACCATATACAAAAGCGGATATAGGGACATTAAACGAAGATGGACTTAGAATCTATTACTGGACCGGGACAGATTGGGATTTGGTTACAGGAGTCCAGACAGTAGACAAAGCAAACAATACGGTAACCGCAACAGTCAGACACTTCTCAACATATCGTATATTGGGCAGTTATGTATCTGCTGATATCAATAATGTTAAAGTCTATCCAACCCCATATAATCCTAATACAGCGGTACAGGGTAAATTGAAGATAATTAATTTACCAATGAACTGTGTTATGAAATTGTATAGTGTGACGGGTGAGATGGTTAGGGAACTCAAAGAAATAGATTTTGGTAATCTTGGCTGGCTCGAGTGGGATGGTAAGAATGATGATGGTGACAAAGTAGGTAGAGGAGTATATATTTACCAGATAGAAGACGCTGCCGGTAGTAAAAAAACCGGAAAAATAGGGCTAGTGAAGTAA
- a CDS encoding amidohydrolase family protein, protein MIIDCHHHLFPEKDYAEKLAAECDRLKIDKVCLMALPDFYKWSTTEQVYQAIKKYPDIFIGFASFDINRGSKISQLKEYKSKGFKGIKFILPKKDYDDESNYPVYEQMEKLGLVSLFHLGIIARHDDDGIDPRKYDIDNDRMRPIYLDKIARAFPKLIIIGAHLGNPWYEEAAMSCRWNPNLYFDLTGSTLKRMAPADIGHLLWWRSNSRYKDALGRDAWEKILFGSDVPYAEIEDVYNDYKKTMDALDVNKEIQKKVFGDTLANLLGLDK, encoded by the coding sequence ATGATTATAGATTGCCATCATCACTTGTTTCCCGAAAAAGATTATGCGGAAAAGTTAGCAGCAGAATGTGACAGATTAAAAATAGACAAAGTTTGTCTTATGGCGCTACCGGATTTTTACAAGTGGTCAACAACAGAACAAGTATATCAAGCAATTAAAAAATATCCTGACATATTTATAGGTTTTGCTAGTTTTGACATAAACCGGGGGAGTAAAATATCTCAATTAAAAGAGTATAAAAGTAAAGGTTTTAAAGGAATAAAATTTATTCTTCCTAAAAAAGATTATGATGACGAGAGTAATTATCCTGTATATGAACAGATGGAAAAATTAGGTTTGGTATCATTATTCCATCTGGGCATAATAGCAAGACATGATGATGATGGCATAGATCCGCGAAAATACGACATAGACAATGACAGGATGCGTCCTATATATTTAGATAAGATAGCGAGAGCATTCCCCAAACTAATTATAATAGGAGCACATTTAGGTAATCCATGGTATGAAGAAGCTGCAATGTCATGCAGGTGGAATCCTAACTTGTATTTTGATTTAACAGGCTCTACTCTAAAAAGAATGGCTCCTGCAGATATAGGACATTTACTTTGGTGGAGAAGCAATTCCCGGTATAAAGACGCTTTAGGCAGGGATGCTTGGGAAAAAATACTTTTTGGTAGTGATGTCCCTTACGCTGAAATAGAAGATGTATATAACGATTATAAAAAAACAATGGACGCATTGGATGTTAATAAAGAAATCCAGAAAAAAGTTTTCGGCGATACTTTAGCAAATCTTTTAGGCTTGGATAAATAG
- a CDS encoding carbohydrate-binding protein has translation MQKLVKIVCNFVVCMFIVVMFAGSILSGATDTTPPAKITYFLTAYPTAKSITLVWRSVGDDGYSGTATKYDIRYSLSPITTEAEWNSATMVKCDLVPNPAGSAESFIVFGLSPSKKYYFAIKAGDKVPNWSPLSKSPSATTPALTDTTPPGKIIDLATSGTTSNSITLTWTAPGDNNNSSAFVSRYIPYDIRYSFSPITDANWNSATKVKDTITAQEKSRSEKFNILGLSPSMKYYFAIKTADDVPNWSSVSNSPNGNTKAIGITTPYKGIPFQIPCKIEVEDYDNGGQGVAYYDTTSGDSGNAYRTTEDVDVEPCSDASGGYDIGWVYANEWLKYTVNVKTAGTYTIEVRVGCGGSGGNFHVEFDDVDKTGPITVPNTGGFQIWQTIKKTGVSLTPGKHIMKLVMDTTGSTATGNFDYINILSERQLKQNITSNAISNNNSKISLTPSNDKLFFHEGAVFPNPNLAPINPPYIIYWCGGPGEQPHETMNYSGYKWMTKSWQGEMIEKGKLPIPFTYAARDDASKADNPGYLDTEEKMYNNYFKIASEGYYGVSIDEWVVWEGDNRVKESISALRRVKKQYPNFLMFAGYYGDGFDDVMANASDIMNLYKPEIYIYRGMKDYRTYIKKWTDWIKYYGLEGKNLAILGGRDDYNGREADVDLWIKYLRAESPQMAGLGIGIFKLYSLTTAERAEWDKVMDNNFFKLSPSVSITTPVNNAKLSGTVKINVSAKKNSETDNPVVSYRYFIDNKLVKISSSPEYSWNTAGYSKGKHIITVHAVTDDYLAGVSQINITIKNSQ, from the coding sequence ATGCAAAAGTTAGTAAAAATTGTATGCAATTTTGTAGTATGCATGTTTATAGTAGTTATGTTTGCGGGCAGTATTTTATCAGGTGCAACTGATACAACACCACCTGCCAAGATAACATATTTTCTGACGGCATATCCGACTGCTAAATCAATCACACTTGTATGGCGGTCTGTTGGTGATGACGGTTATTCGGGCACAGCAACAAAATATGATATCAGGTATTCTCTTTCACCAATAACTACAGAAGCAGAATGGAACTCAGCCACTATGGTCAAATGTGACCTGGTTCCAAATCCTGCCGGTTCTGCGGAATCGTTTATTGTTTTTGGTCTTTCTCCTTCAAAAAAATATTACTTTGCTATCAAGGCAGGTGACAAAGTACCAAACTGGTCGCCATTATCTAAATCACCAAGTGCCACAACACCTGCTCTCACAGATACAACGCCACCTGGTAAAATAATAGACCTTGCAACAAGCGGCACAACATCGAACTCAATTACGCTTACTTGGACTGCTCCTGGTGATAACAACAATAGTAGCGCGTTTGTATCAAGATATATACCATATGATATAAGGTACTCATTTTCTCCAATAACTGATGCTAACTGGAATTCTGCAACTAAAGTCAAAGATACAATAACAGCACAAGAGAAATCCAGATCGGAGAAATTCAATATTCTCGGTCTTTCACCTTCAATGAAATACTATTTTGCAATAAAGACAGCAGATGATGTACCAAACTGGTCAAGTGTATCAAATAGTCCTAATGGCAATACAAAAGCTATCGGTATAACTACTCCATATAAAGGAATACCATTTCAGATTCCATGTAAAATAGAAGTAGAAGATTATGACAATGGTGGTCAAGGTGTAGCATATTATGACACAACATCAGGTGATTCAGGAAATGCATATCGTACAACTGAAGATGTAGATGTTGAACCTTGTAGTGATGCAAGTGGAGGTTATGATATTGGCTGGGTTTATGCTAATGAATGGTTAAAATATACAGTAAATGTAAAAACAGCGGGAACATATACAATAGAAGTTCGGGTAGGATGCGGCGGTAGCGGCGGTAATTTCCATGTAGAGTTTGATGATGTGGATAAAACAGGACCCATAACAGTCCCTAATACAGGTGGATTTCAGATTTGGCAAACGATAAAGAAAACAGGAGTAAGTTTAACTCCGGGAAAACATATAATGAAGTTGGTAATGGATACTACAGGCAGTACGGCTACCGGTAATTTTGATTACATAAACATTTTGAGTGAAAGACAATTAAAACAAAATATTACATCCAATGCTATATCAAATAATAATTCCAAAATTTCACTTACTCCGTCAAATGACAAGTTGTTTTTTCATGAAGGGGCAGTATTCCCAAATCCTAATCTTGCACCTATAAATCCGCCATATATTATTTACTGGTGTGGTGGTCCTGGTGAACAACCTCATGAAACTATGAATTATTCTGGTTATAAGTGGATGACTAAATCATGGCAAGGTGAAATGATTGAAAAAGGAAAACTACCGATACCATTTACCTATGCTGCAAGAGATGATGCATCGAAGGCTGATAATCCAGGGTATCTTGACACCGAAGAAAAAATGTATAATAATTATTTTAAAATTGCCAGTGAAGGATATTATGGTGTATCCATTGATGAATGGGTTGTATGGGAAGGTGACAATCGGGTCAAAGAGTCTATCAGTGCACTAAGACGGGTGAAAAAACAATACCCTAATTTTTTAATGTTTGCCGGTTATTATGGGGATGGTTTTGATGACGTAATGGCAAATGCAAGCGATATAATGAACCTTTACAAGCCGGAGATATATATCTATCGTGGAATGAAGGACTACAGGACATATATCAAGAAATGGACTGACTGGATAAAATACTACGGACTTGAAGGTAAGAATTTAGCTATTTTGGGTGGCAGAGATGACTACAACGGTCGTGAAGCAGATGTTGATTTATGGATAAAATATCTACGTGCAGAATCGCCGCAAATGGCCGGTCTTGGTATAGGGATATTTAAACTATACTCATTGACTACTGCTGAAAGAGCAGAGTGGGACAAGGTGATGGATAATAACTTTTTTAAGTTGTCGCCATCTGTTTCCATAACTACACCGGTAAACAACGCAAAATTAAGCGGAACAGTTAAAATTAATGTAAGCGCTAAAAAGAATTCCGAGACGGACAATCCTGTTGTTTCTTATCGTTATTTCATAGACAACAAACTTGTTAAGATATCATCAAGTCCTGAATATTCGTGGAATACTGCCGGTTATTCAAAAGGCAAACATATAATAACAGTTCATGCAGTAACAGATGATTATCTTGCCGGTGTAAGCCAAATAAATATAACAATAAAAAACAGTCAATAG
- a CDS encoding DegT/DnrJ/EryC1/StrS family aminotransferase — translation MSNLAIFGGKKTVKSKAGDMFKWPIVTKEMEKKVLEVLRAGRMSDIDVTKKFEEGFAKWHKMKYALGHNNGTAALHSAMFGIGIGKGDEIICPSHTYWASCLPVFSLGGTVVFADMNPETLCIDPNDIERHITERTKAILVVHCCAMPADMDAIMKIAAKHNLKVIEDCSHSQGALYKGKLTGTFGDVSACSLMSSKSFAIGEAGIMLTNNQCIYERAVLFGHYERHAGLQLEDLKSGAELPWGGYKYRMHQLSSAVGLVQLKNYPKQIKEIDKAMNYFCDLLEGLPGIKSHRPAKGSGSTKGGWYVPLFFYNSSELGGLSVTRFCEAVTAEGVVGAWAGCSRPLHTHPLFNEVDVYNDGKPTRIANSPVDIRQPIGSLPASENIGGRMFYAPWFKHYRKKMIKEYAMAFHKVIENYKELIPGDKGNPENLGGWSHKKHKI, via the coding sequence ATGAGTAACCTTGCAATTTTTGGTGGGAAGAAAACGGTTAAAAGTAAAGCTGGGGATATGTTTAAGTGGCCTATAGTAACAAAAGAAATGGAGAAAAAAGTTCTTGAAGTTCTTAGAGCAGGCAGGATGTCGGATATTGATGTAACTAAGAAATTTGAAGAAGGGTTTGCCAAATGGCACAAGATGAAATATGCTCTTGGACATAACAATGGTACCGCAGCATTGCACAGTGCTATGTTCGGTATAGGTATAGGAAAAGGTGACGAAATAATCTGTCCTTCTCATACTTACTGGGCATCGTGTTTGCCGGTATTTTCACTTGGCGGGACTGTTGTTTTTGCCGATATGAATCCTGAAACCCTGTGTATTGATCCAAACGACATTGAAAGACATATTACAGAAAGAACAAAAGCGATTTTGGTGGTTCATTGTTGTGCTATGCCTGCTGATATGGATGCGATTATGAAAATAGCCGCAAAACATAATCTTAAGGTAATAGAGGATTGTTCCCATTCACAAGGTGCATTATATAAAGGTAAGCTTACCGGAACTTTCGGTGATGTATCGGCATGCTCGTTGATGAGCAGTAAGTCATTTGCGATAGGTGAAGCAGGAATTATGCTTACCAATAACCAGTGTATTTATGAACGGGCAGTTCTGTTTGGACATTATGAACGTCATGCCGGATTGCAACTGGAAGATTTAAAGAGCGGAGCTGAACTTCCCTGGGGTGGTTATAAATACCGGATGCACCAGCTTAGTTCTGCAGTAGGTCTGGTCCAGTTAAAAAACTATCCTAAACAAATAAAGGAAATTGATAAAGCAATGAATTATTTTTGTGATTTATTAGAAGGTCTTCCCGGAATTAAATCACATAGACCTGCGAAAGGTTCTGGTAGTACTAAAGGCGGTTGGTATGTTCCTCTGTTTTTTTATAATAGCAGTGAGTTAGGTGGTTTATCAGTAACTAGATTTTGTGAAGCAGTAACTGCCGAAGGAGTAGTTGGTGCCTGGGCAGGTTGCAGCAGGCCTTTACATACACATCCGCTTTTTAACGAAGTAGATGTATATAACGACGGTAAACCTACAAGGATAGCCAATTCACCGGTTGACATAAGACAACCTATCGGAAGTTTGCCGGCTTCTGAAAATATTGGAGGACGAATGTTTTATGCCCCATGGTTTAAACATTATCGTAAAAAAATGATAAAAGAATATGCAATGGCATTTCATAAAGTAATCGAAAATTATAAAGAGTTAATACCCGGCGATAAAGGTAATCCTGAAAATCTCGGCGGATGGAGCCACAAGAAACACAAAATATAA